From a region of the Impatiens glandulifera chromosome 4, dImpGla2.1, whole genome shotgun sequence genome:
- the LOC124934585 gene encoding aspartic proteinase CDR1-like encodes MFDSFVSQTNLLERTIRRSRSRLSNLKSILKLPVDDHAKETSDIESTLEKTDVNHLMEIFVGTPPVKQLVAIDTASDNIWTQCLPCINCYEQNQPKFNSRNSLTYNVLRCDSPQCKALGRSIRCFEDTHKCEYEVTYFDDSTTSGDLALETFIIGNTLLPNMVYGCSNANKGQFDINNAGVIGLGHGPLSLVSQLDHLIGGKFSYCLMNWIDRNTKSKISFGANANVYGHGTVSTKLFAKSINLYFVALEAVTVENTRILFKSVTKSIEGKKDVVNEGNMMIDVGSILSYLPIVVYQELENAFKSVIQAIPLQNPLGDFKLCYKNSSIIITQIPRIIFHLAGGANLALTSENTVVQYEDIICLGILPDNDVAVLGQFLQMNYLIGYDLKKGRIFFKSTDCSTQQII; translated from the coding sequence ATGTTCGACTCATTTGTCAGCCAAACTAACCTCTTAGAAAGAACTATTCGTCGCTCTAGATCTCGTTTGTCCAATCTCAAGTCTATCTTAAAACTCCCCGTCGACGACCATGCGAAGGAAACTAGTGACATCGAGTCAACACTTGAGAAAACTGATGTGAATCACCTCATGGAGATTTTCGTTGGTACACCACCCGTCAAGCAATTGGTGGCCATTGACACCGCAAGCGATAACATATGGACTCAATGTCTCCCATGTATAAATTGTTACGAGCAGAATCAACCCAAGTTTAATTCGAGGAATTCATTGACCTATAATGTATTGCGATGTGATTCACCTCAATGCAAAGCCTTGGGAAGAAGTATTCGTTGTTTTGAGGATACTCACAAATGTGAATACGAGGTAACCTATTTTGACGATTCCACCACTTCTGGGGATTTAGCATTAGAGACTTTTATCATTGGAAACACTTTACTCCCGAATATGGTTTACGGGTGCTCGAATGCCAACAAAGGTCAATTTGATATCAACAACGCAGGAGTCATTGGTCTTGGACATGGACCTCTCTCGCTCGTTAGTCAGCTTGATCATTTAATTGGCGGTAAGTTCTCGTATTGCCTAATGAATTGGATAGATCGAAATACAAAAAGTAAAATCAGCTTTGGAGCTAACGCGAATGTGTATGGGCATGGAACGGTATCCACCAAGTTGTTCGCAAAGTCTATCAATTTATATTTCGTCGCATTGGAAGCAGTCACCGTGGAAAATACGAGAATTTTGTTCAAGAGTGTAACTAAATCCATTGAAGGTAAAAAGGACGTTGTTAATGAGGGAAATATGATGATAGACGTGGGCTCGATTCTAAGTTATTTACCAATAGTTGTGTACCAAGAATTGGAGAATGCATTCAAAAGCGTGATTCAAGCCATACCACTTCAAAATCCACTGGGAGATTTTAAACTTTGTTATAAGAACAGCAGCATAATAATCACTCAAATTCCGAGGATTATCTTCCATCTCGCTGGAGGCGCTAACTTGGCTTTGACCTCGGAAAATACAGTGGTTCAATATGAGGACattatatgtcttgggatacTCCCAGATAATGATGTAGCCGTTTTGGGGCAATTCTTACAAATGAACTACTTAATTGGATATGATCTTAAAAAAGGAAGAATTTTTTTCAAGTCAACTGATTGTTCAACTCAACAAATTATTTAG
- the LOC124934588 gene encoding aspartic proteinase CDR1-like, whose amino-acid sequence MTTRGEYLLKFSVGTPTVRQWAILDTASDIVWTQCLECINCFKQTQRKFDPKKSLSYQPIGCEEPKCQQLRRGVINCSGANSNCKYRLEYSDNSLSYGELATETFKLENTSLPGMVYGCSNNNIGVFEKSTAGIVGIGNGPHSLINGLPDNIRDKFSYCLTDPSKRNVRSYISFGANAIMSNPGSISIPLGLGVSRPIYYITLEGVSIQNMRFPFIGVSNNMIDTGSTISYLQANLYYELEAELISNIQDTPVSPPDDVHVRLCYKKHKYLKMPTIIYHFSEDAQLALSMKNTGLEVDDLWCLGIMPTNNTIGVFGNLFQMNYMIGYDIQRRRVSFSPNYC is encoded by the coding sequence ATGACAACTAGAGGGGAGTACCTCTTGAAGTTTTCCGTTGGCACACCAACCGTCAGACAATGGGCAATCCTTGACACCGCCAGCGACATCGTGTGGACTCAATGCCTCGAATGTATCAACTGTTTCAAACAGACTCAACGCAAATTTGATCCTAAGAAATCACTATCCTATCAACCAATTGGATGTGAAGAACCAAAATGTCAACAATTGAGAAGAGGTGTCATTAATTGTAGTGGTGCAAATAGCAATTGTAAATATCGATTAGAATACAGTGACAACTCATTGAGCTACGGGGAACTAGCCACGGAAACTTTTAAATTGGAAAACACTTCCCTCCCGGGAATGGTTTATGGGTGCTCGAATAACAACATTGGCGTATTCGAAAAGAGCACAGCTGGTATTGTTGGGATCGGAAATGGGCCACATTCATTAATTAATGGTCTTCCAGATAACATCCGGGATAAATTCTCGTACTGCCTAACCGATCCTTCTAAAAGAAATGTAAGAAGCTATATAAGTTTCGGAGCTAACGCAATCATGTCTAATCCCGGTTCAATCTCCATCCCGTTGGGCTTAGGGGTATCTCGCCCCATCTATTACATCACATTGGAAGGTGTCAGCATCCAAAATATGAGATTTCCCTTCATTGGAGTATCTAATAACATGATAGACACGGGTTCAACAATATCCTATTTGCAAGCTAATTTGTACTATGAATTGGAAGCAGAACTAATAAGCAATATTCAAGACACGCCAGTTTCACCTCCAGATGATGTTCATGTAAGACTTTGTTATAAGAAACACAAGTACCTTAAAATGCCGACCATCATTTACCATTTTTCCGAAGATGCTCAATTGGCTTTGTCGATGAAAAATACTGGACTTGAAGTCGATGATCtatggtgtctagggataatgcCAACTAATAATACTATAGGTGTATTTGGGAACCTATTTCAAATGAACTACATGATTGGATATGATATTCAGAGACGAAGAGTTTCTTTTAGTCCAAATTATTGCTGA